The following proteins are co-located in the Equus quagga isolate Etosha38 chromosome 22, UCLA_HA_Equagga_1.0, whole genome shotgun sequence genome:
- the POMK gene encoding protein O-mannose kinase isoform X5 produces MGESVAEAQEITEDNNMEKKPQDGRKAPPHREVPPVVGLLLAVALMNALLYLCLDRFFISPRRAPGRCPYGYFRMGQMKNCSPWLSCEELRTEVRQLRRVGEGAVKRVFLSEWKEHKVALSRLTSLELKDDFLHGLQMLKSLQSQHVVTLLGYCEEDNTVLTEYHPLGALSNLEETLNLSKYQNVNTWQHRLQLAIDYVSIIRYLHHSPLGTLVMCDSSDLRKTLSQYLLTRNFSIVVNDLDALPLLNRSSGALVKCGHRELHGDFVAPEQLWPYGEDMPFRDDLMPSYDEKIDIWKIPDITSFLLGHVEGSDMVRFHLFDIHKACKSQAPEERPTAQDVLDTYQKVWNLLRDTMISQTREML; encoded by the exons ATGGGGGAAAGTGTTGCAGAAGCCCAG GAAATTACAGAGGATAACAACATGGAAAAGAAGCCCCAGGATGGTAGAAAAGCTCCCCCCCACAGAGAAGTGCCCCCAGTTGTGGGGCTGCTGCTGGCCGTGGCCCTCATGAACGCACTCCTCTACCTCTGCCTCGACCGCTTCTTCATTTCCCCTCGACGGGCCCCAGGCCGCTGTCCCTACGGTTACTTCAGAATGGGACAGATGAAGAACTGCTCCCCGTGGCTGTCCTGCGAGGAGCTGAGGACAGAAGTGAGGCAGCTGAGGCGCGTCGGGGAAGGAGCCGTGAAGAGA GTCTTTCTGTCTGAGTGGAAGGAACACAAAGTTGCTCTCTCACGGCTCACCAGCCTGGAGCTGAAAGATGATTTCCTCCACGGGCTGCAGATGCTGAAATCCTTGCAGAGTCAGCATGTTGTCACGCTGCTGGGCTACTGTGAGGAAGACAACACTGTCCTTACGGAATATCACCCCTTAGGGGCCTTGAGCAACCTGGAAGAAACACTCAACCTTTCCAAGTACCAAAACGTGAACACGTGGCAGCACAGGCTGCAGCTGGCCATAGACTACGTCAGCATCATCCGCTACCTGCACCACAGCCCCCTGGGCACGCTGGTCATGTGCGACTCCAGTGACCTGCGCAAGACGCTGTCCCAGTATCTGCTGACGCGGAACTTCAGCATCGTGGTGAACGACCTGGACGCCTTGCCCCTGCTCAACCGCAGCTCCGGGGCTTTGGTGAAGTGCGGCCACAGGGAGCTGCACGGCGATTTTGTGGCTCCAGAGCAGCTGTGGCCCTATGGAGAGGACATGCCTTTTCGTGATGATCTTATGCCCTCGTATGATGAGAAGATCGACATCTGGAAGATTCCAGACATCACCAGTTTCCTTTTGGGGCACGTCGAAGGCAGTGATATGGTCCGATTCCATTTGTTTGATATTCATAAGGCATGTAAGAGCCAGGCTCCTGAAGAAAGACCCACTGCTCAGGACGTCCTGGACACCTATCAGAAGGTTTGGAACTTACTCAGAGACACCATGATATCTCAAACGAGAGAAATGCTATGA
- the POMK gene encoding protein O-mannose kinase isoform X4 — translation MEREKDPLCYVENGLAKRKKWETMGESVAEAQEITEDNNMEKKPQDGRKAPPHREVPPVVGLLLAVALMNALLYLCLDRFFISPRRAPGRCPYGYFRMGQMKNCSPWLSCEELRTEVRQLRRVGEGAVKRVFLSEWKEHKVALSRLTSLELKDDFLHGLQMLKSLQSQHVVTLLGYCEEDNTVLTEYHPLGALSNLEETLNLSKYQNVNTWQHRLQLAIDYVSIIRYLHHSPLGTLVMCDSSDLRKTLSQYLLTRNFSIVVNDLDALPLLNRSSGALVKCGHRELHGDFVAPEQLWPYGEDMPFRDDLMPSYDEKIDIWKIPDITSFLLGHVEGSDMVRFHLFDIHKACKSQAPEERPTAQDVLDTYQKVWNLLRDTMISQTREML, via the exons ATG gaaagggaaaaagatccTCTTTGctatgtggagaatggattggcgAAGAGAAAGAAGTGGGAGACCATGGGGGAAAGTGTTGCAGAAGCCCAG GAAATTACAGAGGATAACAACATGGAAAAGAAGCCCCAGGATGGTAGAAAAGCTCCCCCCCACAGAGAAGTGCCCCCAGTTGTGGGGCTGCTGCTGGCCGTGGCCCTCATGAACGCACTCCTCTACCTCTGCCTCGACCGCTTCTTCATTTCCCCTCGACGGGCCCCAGGCCGCTGTCCCTACGGTTACTTCAGAATGGGACAGATGAAGAACTGCTCCCCGTGGCTGTCCTGCGAGGAGCTGAGGACAGAAGTGAGGCAGCTGAGGCGCGTCGGGGAAGGAGCCGTGAAGAGA GTCTTTCTGTCTGAGTGGAAGGAACACAAAGTTGCTCTCTCACGGCTCACCAGCCTGGAGCTGAAAGATGATTTCCTCCACGGGCTGCAGATGCTGAAATCCTTGCAGAGTCAGCATGTTGTCACGCTGCTGGGCTACTGTGAGGAAGACAACACTGTCCTTACGGAATATCACCCCTTAGGGGCCTTGAGCAACCTGGAAGAAACACTCAACCTTTCCAAGTACCAAAACGTGAACACGTGGCAGCACAGGCTGCAGCTGGCCATAGACTACGTCAGCATCATCCGCTACCTGCACCACAGCCCCCTGGGCACGCTGGTCATGTGCGACTCCAGTGACCTGCGCAAGACGCTGTCCCAGTATCTGCTGACGCGGAACTTCAGCATCGTGGTGAACGACCTGGACGCCTTGCCCCTGCTCAACCGCAGCTCCGGGGCTTTGGTGAAGTGCGGCCACAGGGAGCTGCACGGCGATTTTGTGGCTCCAGAGCAGCTGTGGCCCTATGGAGAGGACATGCCTTTTCGTGATGATCTTATGCCCTCGTATGATGAGAAGATCGACATCTGGAAGATTCCAGACATCACCAGTTTCCTTTTGGGGCACGTCGAAGGCAGTGATATGGTCCGATTCCATTTGTTTGATATTCATAAGGCATGTAAGAGCCAGGCTCCTGAAGAAAGACCCACTGCTCAGGACGTCCTGGACACCTATCAGAAGGTTTGGAACTTACTCAGAGACACCATGATATCTCAAACGAGAGAAATGCTATGA
- the POMK gene encoding protein O-mannose kinase isoform X6, which yields MEKKPQDGRKAPPHREVPPVVGLLLAVALMNALLYLCLDRFFISPRRAPGRCPYGYFRMGQMKNCSPWLSCEELRTEVRQLRRVGEGAVKRVFLSEWKEHKVALSRLTSLELKDDFLHGLQMLKSLQSQHVVTLLGYCEEDNTVLTEYHPLGALSNLEETLNLSKYQNVNTWQHRLQLAIDYVSIIRYLHHSPLGTLVMCDSSDLRKTLSQYLLTRNFSIVVNDLDALPLLNRSSGALVKCGHRELHGDFVAPEQLWPYGEDMPFRDDLMPSYDEKIDIWKIPDITSFLLGHVEGSDMVRFHLFDIHKACKSQAPEERPTAQDVLDTYQKVWNLLRDTMISQTREML from the exons ATGGAAAAGAAGCCCCAGGATGGTAGAAAAGCTCCCCCCCACAGAGAAGTGCCCCCAGTTGTGGGGCTGCTGCTGGCCGTGGCCCTCATGAACGCACTCCTCTACCTCTGCCTCGACCGCTTCTTCATTTCCCCTCGACGGGCCCCAGGCCGCTGTCCCTACGGTTACTTCAGAATGGGACAGATGAAGAACTGCTCCCCGTGGCTGTCCTGCGAGGAGCTGAGGACAGAAGTGAGGCAGCTGAGGCGCGTCGGGGAAGGAGCCGTGAAGAGA GTCTTTCTGTCTGAGTGGAAGGAACACAAAGTTGCTCTCTCACGGCTCACCAGCCTGGAGCTGAAAGATGATTTCCTCCACGGGCTGCAGATGCTGAAATCCTTGCAGAGTCAGCATGTTGTCACGCTGCTGGGCTACTGTGAGGAAGACAACACTGTCCTTACGGAATATCACCCCTTAGGGGCCTTGAGCAACCTGGAAGAAACACTCAACCTTTCCAAGTACCAAAACGTGAACACGTGGCAGCACAGGCTGCAGCTGGCCATAGACTACGTCAGCATCATCCGCTACCTGCACCACAGCCCCCTGGGCACGCTGGTCATGTGCGACTCCAGTGACCTGCGCAAGACGCTGTCCCAGTATCTGCTGACGCGGAACTTCAGCATCGTGGTGAACGACCTGGACGCCTTGCCCCTGCTCAACCGCAGCTCCGGGGCTTTGGTGAAGTGCGGCCACAGGGAGCTGCACGGCGATTTTGTGGCTCCAGAGCAGCTGTGGCCCTATGGAGAGGACATGCCTTTTCGTGATGATCTTATGCCCTCGTATGATGAGAAGATCGACATCTGGAAGATTCCAGACATCACCAGTTTCCTTTTGGGGCACGTCGAAGGCAGTGATATGGTCCGATTCCATTTGTTTGATATTCATAAGGCATGTAAGAGCCAGGCTCCTGAAGAAAGACCCACTGCTCAGGACGTCCTGGACACCTATCAGAAGGTTTGGAACTTACTCAGAGACACCATGATATCTCAAACGAGAGAAATGCTATGA
- the POMK gene encoding protein O-mannose kinase isoform X1, whose translation MITVSARETLPHVHTEEREKDPLCYVENGLAKRKKWETMGESVAEAQEITEDNNMEKKPQDGRKAPPHREVPPVVGLLLAVALMNALLYLCLDRFFISPRRAPGRCPYGYFRMGQMKNCSPWLSCEELRTEVRQLRRVGEGAVKRVFLSEWKEHKVALSRLTSLELKDDFLHGLQMLKSLQSQHVVTLLGYCEEDNTVLTEYHPLGALSNLEETLNLSKYQNVNTWQHRLQLAIDYVSIIRYLHHSPLGTLVMCDSSDLRKTLSQYLLTRNFSIVVNDLDALPLLNRSSGALVKCGHRELHGDFVAPEQLWPYGEDMPFRDDLMPSYDEKIDIWKIPDITSFLLGHVEGSDMVRFHLFDIHKACKSQAPEERPTAQDVLDTYQKVWNLLRDTMISQTREML comes from the exons ATGATCACTGTGTCTGCCAGAGAAACTCTTCCACATGTACACACAGAG gaaagggaaaaagatccTCTTTGctatgtggagaatggattggcgAAGAGAAAGAAGTGGGAGACCATGGGGGAAAGTGTTGCAGAAGCCCAG GAAATTACAGAGGATAACAACATGGAAAAGAAGCCCCAGGATGGTAGAAAAGCTCCCCCCCACAGAGAAGTGCCCCCAGTTGTGGGGCTGCTGCTGGCCGTGGCCCTCATGAACGCACTCCTCTACCTCTGCCTCGACCGCTTCTTCATTTCCCCTCGACGGGCCCCAGGCCGCTGTCCCTACGGTTACTTCAGAATGGGACAGATGAAGAACTGCTCCCCGTGGCTGTCCTGCGAGGAGCTGAGGACAGAAGTGAGGCAGCTGAGGCGCGTCGGGGAAGGAGCCGTGAAGAGA GTCTTTCTGTCTGAGTGGAAGGAACACAAAGTTGCTCTCTCACGGCTCACCAGCCTGGAGCTGAAAGATGATTTCCTCCACGGGCTGCAGATGCTGAAATCCTTGCAGAGTCAGCATGTTGTCACGCTGCTGGGCTACTGTGAGGAAGACAACACTGTCCTTACGGAATATCACCCCTTAGGGGCCTTGAGCAACCTGGAAGAAACACTCAACCTTTCCAAGTACCAAAACGTGAACACGTGGCAGCACAGGCTGCAGCTGGCCATAGACTACGTCAGCATCATCCGCTACCTGCACCACAGCCCCCTGGGCACGCTGGTCATGTGCGACTCCAGTGACCTGCGCAAGACGCTGTCCCAGTATCTGCTGACGCGGAACTTCAGCATCGTGGTGAACGACCTGGACGCCTTGCCCCTGCTCAACCGCAGCTCCGGGGCTTTGGTGAAGTGCGGCCACAGGGAGCTGCACGGCGATTTTGTGGCTCCAGAGCAGCTGTGGCCCTATGGAGAGGACATGCCTTTTCGTGATGATCTTATGCCCTCGTATGATGAGAAGATCGACATCTGGAAGATTCCAGACATCACCAGTTTCCTTTTGGGGCACGTCGAAGGCAGTGATATGGTCCGATTCCATTTGTTTGATATTCATAAGGCATGTAAGAGCCAGGCTCCTGAAGAAAGACCCACTGCTCAGGACGTCCTGGACACCTATCAGAAGGTTTGGAACTTACTCAGAGACACCATGATATCTCAAACGAGAGAAATGCTATGA
- the POMK gene encoding protein O-mannose kinase isoform X2 codes for MKKAVSFQKRKNYEREKDPLCYVENGLAKRKKWETMGESVAEAQEITEDNNMEKKPQDGRKAPPHREVPPVVGLLLAVALMNALLYLCLDRFFISPRRAPGRCPYGYFRMGQMKNCSPWLSCEELRTEVRQLRRVGEGAVKRVFLSEWKEHKVALSRLTSLELKDDFLHGLQMLKSLQSQHVVTLLGYCEEDNTVLTEYHPLGALSNLEETLNLSKYQNVNTWQHRLQLAIDYVSIIRYLHHSPLGTLVMCDSSDLRKTLSQYLLTRNFSIVVNDLDALPLLNRSSGALVKCGHRELHGDFVAPEQLWPYGEDMPFRDDLMPSYDEKIDIWKIPDITSFLLGHVEGSDMVRFHLFDIHKACKSQAPEERPTAQDVLDTYQKVWNLLRDTMISQTREML; via the exons ATGAAGAAAGCGGTAtccttccaaaagagaaaaaattat gaaagggaaaaagatccTCTTTGctatgtggagaatggattggcgAAGAGAAAGAAGTGGGAGACCATGGGGGAAAGTGTTGCAGAAGCCCAG GAAATTACAGAGGATAACAACATGGAAAAGAAGCCCCAGGATGGTAGAAAAGCTCCCCCCCACAGAGAAGTGCCCCCAGTTGTGGGGCTGCTGCTGGCCGTGGCCCTCATGAACGCACTCCTCTACCTCTGCCTCGACCGCTTCTTCATTTCCCCTCGACGGGCCCCAGGCCGCTGTCCCTACGGTTACTTCAGAATGGGACAGATGAAGAACTGCTCCCCGTGGCTGTCCTGCGAGGAGCTGAGGACAGAAGTGAGGCAGCTGAGGCGCGTCGGGGAAGGAGCCGTGAAGAGA GTCTTTCTGTCTGAGTGGAAGGAACACAAAGTTGCTCTCTCACGGCTCACCAGCCTGGAGCTGAAAGATGATTTCCTCCACGGGCTGCAGATGCTGAAATCCTTGCAGAGTCAGCATGTTGTCACGCTGCTGGGCTACTGTGAGGAAGACAACACTGTCCTTACGGAATATCACCCCTTAGGGGCCTTGAGCAACCTGGAAGAAACACTCAACCTTTCCAAGTACCAAAACGTGAACACGTGGCAGCACAGGCTGCAGCTGGCCATAGACTACGTCAGCATCATCCGCTACCTGCACCACAGCCCCCTGGGCACGCTGGTCATGTGCGACTCCAGTGACCTGCGCAAGACGCTGTCCCAGTATCTGCTGACGCGGAACTTCAGCATCGTGGTGAACGACCTGGACGCCTTGCCCCTGCTCAACCGCAGCTCCGGGGCTTTGGTGAAGTGCGGCCACAGGGAGCTGCACGGCGATTTTGTGGCTCCAGAGCAGCTGTGGCCCTATGGAGAGGACATGCCTTTTCGTGATGATCTTATGCCCTCGTATGATGAGAAGATCGACATCTGGAAGATTCCAGACATCACCAGTTTCCTTTTGGGGCACGTCGAAGGCAGTGATATGGTCCGATTCCATTTGTTTGATATTCATAAGGCATGTAAGAGCCAGGCTCCTGAAGAAAGACCCACTGCTCAGGACGTCCTGGACACCTATCAGAAGGTTTGGAACTTACTCAGAGACACCATGATATCTCAAACGAGAGAAATGCTATGA
- the POMK gene encoding protein O-mannose kinase isoform X3 — translation MHSRLMGNWEREKDPLCYVENGLAKRKKWETMGESVAEAQEITEDNNMEKKPQDGRKAPPHREVPPVVGLLLAVALMNALLYLCLDRFFISPRRAPGRCPYGYFRMGQMKNCSPWLSCEELRTEVRQLRRVGEGAVKRVFLSEWKEHKVALSRLTSLELKDDFLHGLQMLKSLQSQHVVTLLGYCEEDNTVLTEYHPLGALSNLEETLNLSKYQNVNTWQHRLQLAIDYVSIIRYLHHSPLGTLVMCDSSDLRKTLSQYLLTRNFSIVVNDLDALPLLNRSSGALVKCGHRELHGDFVAPEQLWPYGEDMPFRDDLMPSYDEKIDIWKIPDITSFLLGHVEGSDMVRFHLFDIHKACKSQAPEERPTAQDVLDTYQKVWNLLRDTMISQTREML, via the exons ATGCATTCACGGCTAATGGGTAACTGG gaaagggaaaaagatccTCTTTGctatgtggagaatggattggcgAAGAGAAAGAAGTGGGAGACCATGGGGGAAAGTGTTGCAGAAGCCCAG GAAATTACAGAGGATAACAACATGGAAAAGAAGCCCCAGGATGGTAGAAAAGCTCCCCCCCACAGAGAAGTGCCCCCAGTTGTGGGGCTGCTGCTGGCCGTGGCCCTCATGAACGCACTCCTCTACCTCTGCCTCGACCGCTTCTTCATTTCCCCTCGACGGGCCCCAGGCCGCTGTCCCTACGGTTACTTCAGAATGGGACAGATGAAGAACTGCTCCCCGTGGCTGTCCTGCGAGGAGCTGAGGACAGAAGTGAGGCAGCTGAGGCGCGTCGGGGAAGGAGCCGTGAAGAGA GTCTTTCTGTCTGAGTGGAAGGAACACAAAGTTGCTCTCTCACGGCTCACCAGCCTGGAGCTGAAAGATGATTTCCTCCACGGGCTGCAGATGCTGAAATCCTTGCAGAGTCAGCATGTTGTCACGCTGCTGGGCTACTGTGAGGAAGACAACACTGTCCTTACGGAATATCACCCCTTAGGGGCCTTGAGCAACCTGGAAGAAACACTCAACCTTTCCAAGTACCAAAACGTGAACACGTGGCAGCACAGGCTGCAGCTGGCCATAGACTACGTCAGCATCATCCGCTACCTGCACCACAGCCCCCTGGGCACGCTGGTCATGTGCGACTCCAGTGACCTGCGCAAGACGCTGTCCCAGTATCTGCTGACGCGGAACTTCAGCATCGTGGTGAACGACCTGGACGCCTTGCCCCTGCTCAACCGCAGCTCCGGGGCTTTGGTGAAGTGCGGCCACAGGGAGCTGCACGGCGATTTTGTGGCTCCAGAGCAGCTGTGGCCCTATGGAGAGGACATGCCTTTTCGTGATGATCTTATGCCCTCGTATGATGAGAAGATCGACATCTGGAAGATTCCAGACATCACCAGTTTCCTTTTGGGGCACGTCGAAGGCAGTGATATGGTCCGATTCCATTTGTTTGATATTCATAAGGCATGTAAGAGCCAGGCTCCTGAAGAAAGACCCACTGCTCAGGACGTCCTGGACACCTATCAGAAGGTTTGGAACTTACTCAGAGACACCATGATATCTCAAACGAGAGAAATGCTATGA